One Corynebacterium efficiens YS-314 DNA segment encodes these proteins:
- the catA gene encoding catechol 1,2-dioxygenase codes for MTSVENQTVDPTAHDSGNKATEKFKAQRVSSDTSKERANAIYTDLLAAIAEVAHKHEVTYEEYAVLKQWMIDVGEYGEWPLWLDVFVEHEIEEINYNRHDYTGTKGSIEGPYYVENSPKLPWNGEMPMRDKDKACTPLYFAGQVTDLDGNGLAGAEIELWHADEDGFYSQFAPGIPEWNLRGTIVTDEEGRYNIKTLQPAPYQIPHDGPTGWFIESYGGHPWRPAHLHLRVSHPGYRTITTQLYFEGGDYVENDVATAVKPELILHPEAKEDGNHVHYPFVLDKED; via the coding sequence ATGACTTCGGTCGAGAATCAGACTGTTGATCCCACTGCCCACGACTCGGGCAACAAGGCCACCGAGAAGTTCAAGGCGCAGCGCGTGTCTTCTGACACCTCCAAGGAGCGTGCCAACGCGATCTACACCGATCTGCTGGCCGCCATCGCTGAGGTTGCCCACAAGCACGAGGTCACCTACGAAGAGTACGCAGTGCTCAAGCAGTGGATGATCGATGTCGGCGAGTACGGCGAGTGGCCACTGTGGCTCGACGTCTTCGTGGAGCACGAGATCGAGGAGATCAACTACAACCGCCACGACTACACCGGCACCAAGGGTTCCATCGAGGGCCCGTACTACGTCGAGAACTCCCCGAAGCTCCCATGGAACGGTGAGATGCCGATGCGTGACAAGGACAAGGCCTGCACCCCGCTGTACTTCGCTGGCCAGGTCACCGACCTCGACGGCAATGGTCTCGCCGGCGCCGAGATCGAGCTGTGGCACGCCGATGAGGATGGCTTCTACTCCCAGTTCGCACCGGGCATCCCCGAGTGGAACCTGCGTGGCACCATCGTCACCGACGAGGAGGGGCGCTACAACATCAAGACTCTGCAGCCTGCTCCGTACCAGATTCCTCACGACGGCCCCACCGGCTGGTTCATCGAGTCCTACGGTGGACACCCATGGCGTCCAGCCCACCTCCACCTGCGCGTTTCCCACCCGGGTTACCGCACCATCACCACCCAGCTGTACTTTGAGGGTGGCGACTACGTCGAGAACGACGTGGCAACCGCTGTGAAGCCTGAGCTCATCCTCCACCCGGAGGCGAAGGAGGACGGCAACCACGTCCACTACCCATTCGTCCTGGACAAGGAAGACTAG
- the pcaH gene encoding protocatechuate 3,4-dioxygenase subunit beta, whose product MEIPHFAPTAGQYAPLHFPEYRTTIKRNPSNDLIMIPDRLGESTGPVFGDRDLGGIDNDMTKVNGGEAIGQRIFVHGRVLGFDGKPVPHTLVEAWQANAAGRYRHKNDSWPAPLDPHFNGVARTLTDKDGHYSFYTVMPGNYPWGNHHNAWRPAHIHFSLYGRQFTERLVTQMYFPNDPLFFQDPIYNAVPKGARERMIAVFDYDETRENFALGYKFDIVLRGRNATPFE is encoded by the coding sequence ATGGAGATTCCACACTTCGCGCCGACGGCCGGGCAGTACGCCCCCCTGCACTTCCCCGAATACCGCACCACCATCAAGCGCAACCCCAGCAACGATCTCATCATGATCCCGGACCGCCTGGGTGAGTCCACCGGGCCGGTCTTCGGTGATCGTGACCTCGGCGGCATCGACAATGACATGACCAAGGTCAACGGTGGCGAGGCCATCGGCCAGCGCATCTTCGTCCACGGACGCGTCCTCGGCTTCGACGGCAAGCCGGTGCCCCACACCCTCGTGGAGGCCTGGCAGGCCAACGCCGCCGGACGCTACCGTCACAAGAACGACTCCTGGCCAGCCCCCCTGGACCCGCACTTCAACGGTGTGGCCCGCACCCTGACCGACAAGGACGGCCACTACAGCTTCTACACCGTCATGCCGGGCAACTACCCGTGGGGCAACCACCACAACGCCTGGCGTCCGGCGCACATCCATTTCTCCCTGTACGGCCGCCAGTTCACCGAACGCCTGGTCACCCAGATGTACTTCCCGAATGATCCCCTGTTCTTCCAGGACCCGATCTACAACGCCGTGCCCAAGGGCGCCCGCGAACGCATGATCGCCGTCTTCGACTACGACGAGACCCGCGAGAACTTCGCCCTGGGATACAAGTTCGACATCGTCCTGCGTGGCCGCAACGCCACCCCCTTCGAATAG
- the benA gene encoding benzoate 1,2-dioxygenase large subunit: MSTPIVNLESVQNTLDRALEDRPEEGIVRVNRNIFTDPEIFELEMRHIFEGNWIYLAHESQIPNPGDYFTTYMGRQPIMITRSKDGELNCLINACSHRGAMLCRRKTDNRTTLTCPFHGWTFSNDGALLKVKDEKDGAYPENFNKDGSHDLRRVPKFESYRGFLFGSLNPDVVSLEEHLGDTRTVIDMLVDQSPDGLEVLRGSSTYTYDGNWKLQTENGADGYHVSSTHWNYAATTSRRGTGESANETKAMDAGTWGKQGGGYFSYPNGHMLLWMWWGNPEDRPLYDRRDELKEKFGEEKGEFMVGASRNLCLYPNVYIMDQFSSQIRHFRPISVDKTEVTIYCIAPKGESAQARANRIRQYEDFFNATGMATPDDLEEFRSCQKTYLATGFPWNDMTRGLGHQIEGPNEVAKGLGMNEVLSSGARTEDEGLYPVQHHYWHDLMQRAVNAQSIQEKEANDDLATAEVTRAAAQAREAAKAAAKASTGEQPRRRRRSRG, encoded by the coding sequence ATGTCCACCCCTATCGTTAACCTTGAAAGCGTCCAGAACACCCTGGACCGCGCACTCGAGGACCGCCCCGAGGAGGGCATTGTTCGCGTCAACCGCAACATCTTTACCGATCCGGAGATCTTCGAGCTGGAGATGCGCCACATCTTCGAGGGCAACTGGATCTACCTGGCACATGAGTCCCAGATCCCAAACCCCGGTGACTACTTCACCACCTACATGGGCCGCCAGCCGATCATGATCACCCGCTCCAAGGACGGCGAGCTCAACTGCCTGATCAACGCCTGCTCCCACCGCGGCGCCATGCTGTGCCGTCGCAAGACCGACAACCGCACCACCCTCACCTGCCCCTTCCACGGCTGGACCTTCTCCAACGACGGTGCCCTGCTCAAGGTCAAGGATGAGAAGGACGGGGCGTATCCGGAGAACTTCAACAAGGACGGCTCCCACGACCTGCGTCGCGTGCCCAAGTTCGAGTCCTACCGTGGTTTCCTCTTCGGTTCCCTCAACCCCGACGTTGTCTCCCTCGAGGAGCACCTCGGCGACACCCGCACCGTGATCGACATGCTGGTCGACCAGTCCCCGGACGGCCTCGAGGTGCTGCGTGGCTCCTCCACCTACACCTACGACGGCAACTGGAAGCTGCAGACCGAGAACGGCGCTGACGGCTACCACGTCTCCTCCACCCACTGGAACTACGCAGCCACCACCTCCCGCCGTGGCACCGGCGAGTCCGCCAACGAGACCAAGGCCATGGATGCCGGCACCTGGGGTAAGCAGGGTGGCGGTTACTTCTCCTACCCCAACGGCCACATGCTGCTGTGGATGTGGTGGGGCAACCCGGAGGACCGCCCACTCTACGATCGCCGTGACGAGCTCAAGGAGAAGTTCGGCGAGGAGAAGGGCGAGTTCATGGTCGGCGCATCCCGCAACCTGTGCCTGTACCCGAACGTCTACATCATGGACCAGTTCTCCTCCCAGATCCGTCACTTCCGTCCCATCTCCGTGGACAAGACCGAGGTGACCATCTACTGCATCGCCCCCAAGGGTGAGTCTGCACAGGCACGCGCCAACCGCATCCGCCAGTACGAGGACTTCTTCAACGCCACCGGCATGGCCACCCCGGATGACCTGGAGGAGTTCCGCTCCTGCCAGAAGACCTACCTGGCCACCGGTTTCCCATGGAACGACATGACCCGCGGACTCGGCCACCAGATCGAGGGGCCCAACGAGGTCGCCAAGGGCCTGGGCATGAACGAGGTGCTCTCCTCCGGTGCCCGCACCGAGGATGAGGGACTCTACCCGGTCCAGCACCACTACTGGCACGACCTCATGCAGAGGGCTGTCAACGCCCAGAGCATCCAGGAGAAGGAAGCCAACGATGACCTCGCCACCGCTGAGGTCACCCGCGCAGCAGCTCAGGCCCGTGAGGCAGCCAAGGCTGCAGCCAAGGCCAGCACCGGCGAGCAGCCCCGCCGCCGTCGCCGCTCCCGCGGCTAA
- a CDS encoding 1,6-dihydroxycyclohexa-2,4-diene-1-carboxylate dehydrogenase produces the protein MNAPVGQGISGPPTHITAERFFGQSIIVTGAAQGIGLAVAHRIAYEDGNLVLVDRSELVHEVAEQLRGVGKGTVDSVTADLETYEGAQQSIEFARTKFKNLDIVINNVGGTIWAKPFEEYTEEEITKEIQRSLFPTLWMCRATLPCLIKNGGGTIVNVSSIATGGINRVPYAAAKGGVNGIVSALAHEAAHHNVRVVATAPGGTLAPERKVKRGPGPEGEKEQQWYQEIVDQTINSSHMRRYATLEEQAAPICFLASEEASYITGTVLPVGGGDQG, from the coding sequence ATGAACGCACCTGTAGGACAGGGGATCTCAGGCCCACCCACCCACATCACGGCCGAGCGGTTCTTCGGCCAGAGCATCATCGTCACGGGTGCTGCGCAGGGCATCGGCCTCGCCGTCGCCCACCGCATCGCCTACGAGGATGGCAACCTGGTGCTCGTCGACCGCTCCGAGCTCGTGCATGAGGTCGCCGAGCAGCTGCGTGGCGTGGGTAAGGGAACCGTGGACTCCGTCACTGCGGATCTGGAAACCTATGAGGGTGCCCAGCAGTCGATTGAGTTCGCGCGCACGAAGTTCAAGAACCTGGACATCGTGATCAACAATGTCGGTGGCACCATCTGGGCGAAGCCCTTCGAGGAGTACACCGAGGAGGAGATCACCAAGGAGATCCAGCGCAGCCTCTTCCCCACCCTGTGGATGTGTCGTGCGACCCTGCCGTGCCTGATCAAAAATGGTGGCGGCACCATCGTCAATGTCTCGTCCATCGCCACCGGTGGCATCAACCGGGTGCCGTATGCGGCGGCCAAGGGCGGGGTCAACGGCATCGTCTCGGCGCTTGCCCATGAGGCCGCGCACCACAATGTGCGTGTCGTCGCCACGGCTCCGGGTGGCACCCTGGCCCCGGAGCGTAAGGTCAAACGCGGTCCGGGTCCGGAGGGTGAGAAGGAGCAGCAGTGGTATCAGGAGATCGTCGACCAGACGATCAACTCCAGCCACATGCGCCGCTACGCCACCCTGGAGGAACAGGCCGCACCGATCTGCTTCCTCGCCTCCGAGGAGGCCTCCTACATCACCGGCACCGTGCTGCCCGTGGGTGGAGGCGACCAGGGTTAG
- the benC gene encoding benzoate 1,2-dioxygenase electron transfer component BenC → MSHQVALAFEDGITRFIECEDEQTVADAAYQARINIPFDCRDGACGTCKAFCESGDYEEGDYIEDALSEDEAEQGYCLPCQMFPRTDLILQIATTSVLAKTGAATFTGELVELNRLSDSTFGITIELENRSDLAFLPGQYMNIEVPGTGQTRSYSFSSSTEDDKVSFLIKNTPGGLMTTYLDEQAAVGDKLELTGPMGSFFLREPVRPILLLAGGTGLAPILAILEKLATDELLDVPIRMVYGATFDHDLVELDRIDSFKDKIKDFDYITVISDDASNHERKGYVPAHLTGEYEPDEDTDVYLCGPPPMVEAVRQFFGTLENPPLDFYYEKFTSAAGTPGKTDVEVTTETVESARDGEERSVVEVSTPGMTTGEVHVSRPDSESQLEARMALELGALELAIRKLGDRDIERFRTLAETANSFIDGDRIIDAEKFTEANADFHEFLFRRADNSALMGAYQNLTVITEMKKALPGAEWIDPNIATEHLELVDAVAAKDIEKAREIIRTHAQHGIETMRKAESE, encoded by the coding sequence ATGTCCCACCAAGTTGCACTGGCTTTCGAAGACGGAATCACTCGTTTCATCGAATGCGAGGACGAGCAGACTGTTGCCGATGCCGCCTACCAGGCACGCATCAATATTCCCTTCGACTGTCGCGATGGCGCCTGCGGAACCTGCAAGGCGTTCTGCGAGTCTGGCGACTACGAAGAGGGCGATTACATCGAGGATGCCCTCTCCGAGGACGAGGCTGAGCAGGGTTACTGCCTGCCCTGCCAGATGTTCCCCCGCACCGATCTGATCCTCCAGATCGCCACCACCTCGGTTCTGGCTAAGACAGGCGCCGCCACCTTCACCGGTGAGCTGGTTGAGCTGAACCGCCTGTCCGATTCCACCTTCGGCATCACCATTGAGCTGGAGAACCGTTCTGATCTGGCCTTCCTGCCGGGTCAGTACATGAACATCGAGGTTCCCGGGACGGGCCAGACCCGTTCCTACTCCTTCTCCTCCTCCACCGAGGATGACAAGGTCAGCTTCCTCATCAAGAACACCCCGGGTGGTCTCATGACCACCTACCTGGATGAGCAGGCCGCCGTCGGTGACAAGCTGGAACTCACCGGCCCGATGGGCTCGTTCTTCCTACGTGAGCCGGTCCGTCCGATCCTGCTGCTCGCCGGTGGCACCGGTCTGGCCCCGATCCTGGCCATCCTGGAGAAGCTCGCCACCGATGAGCTTCTCGACGTCCCGATCCGCATGGTCTACGGCGCCACCTTCGATCATGACCTGGTGGAGCTCGACCGCATCGACTCCTTCAAGGACAAGATCAAGGACTTCGACTACATCACGGTCATCTCCGATGATGCGTCCAACCATGAGCGCAAGGGTTACGTCCCGGCGCACCTGACCGGTGAGTACGAGCCGGACGAGGACACCGACGTCTACCTCTGTGGCCCGCCACCGATGGTCGAGGCCGTGCGTCAGTTCTTCGGCACCCTGGAGAACCCGCCGCTGGACTTCTACTACGAGAAGTTCACCTCCGCTGCCGGCACCCCGGGCAAGACCGATGTCGAGGTCACCACCGAAACCGTCGAGTCCGCCCGTGACGGCGAGGAGCGCTCCGTGGTGGAGGTCTCCACCCCGGGTATGACCACCGGTGAGGTCCACGTGTCCCGTCCGGACTCCGAGTCCCAGCTGGAGGCCCGTATGGCCCTCGAACTGGGTGCCCTGGAGCTGGCGATCCGCAAGCTGGGCGACCGCGACATCGAGCGTTTCCGTACCCTGGCCGAGACCGCGAACTCCTTCATCGATGGTGACCGCATCATCGACGCGGAGAAGTTCACCGAGGCGAATGCGGACTTCCACGAGTTCCTGTTCCGTCGTGCGGACAACTCCGCACTGATGGGTGCCTACCAGAACCTCACCGTGATCACCGAGATGAAGAAGGCGCTGCCCGGCGCGGAGTGGATCGATCCCAACATCGCCACCGAGCACCTTGAGCTTGTCGACGCAGTCGCAGCCAAGGACATCGAGAAGGCCCGTGAGATCATCCGCACCCACGCGCAGCACGGCATTGAGACCATGCGGAAGGCGGAGTCTGAATGA
- a CDS encoding muconate/chloromuconate family cycloisomerase, translating into MADLTINRVESRILDVPLIRPHGFATTTSTVQHILLVSVHLDNGVTGYGEGVVPGGPWWGGESVETMKALVDGYLAPVLVGREVSELAGIMADLERVVARGRYAKAAVDVAMHDAWARALNVSVRDLLGGTVRTELDCTWALGVLPLEVAVEEIEERIATWGNRSFKLKMGAGEPAEDTRRVAELAREVGDRVSLRIDINARWDRLTALRYLPELADAGIELFEQPTPADDLETLREITRRTNVSVMADESVWTPAEALAVVKSQAADVIALKTTKHGGLLESKKIAAIAEAGGLACHGATSLEGPIGTAASLQFAASTKAVSYGTELFGPQLLKDTYVVQDIEYRDGLVIVPQGPGLGVELDMDKINFYTRN; encoded by the coding sequence ATGGCTGACCTGACTATCAACCGAGTTGAATCCCGAATCCTCGATGTTCCCCTCATCCGTCCCCACGGTTTCGCCACCACCACCTCCACCGTGCAGCACATCCTCCTGGTGAGCGTGCACCTGGACAACGGCGTGACCGGTTACGGTGAGGGCGTTGTCCCCGGTGGTCCCTGGTGGGGTGGCGAGTCCGTCGAGACCATGAAGGCGCTTGTCGACGGCTACCTCGCCCCCGTACTCGTGGGCCGCGAGGTCTCCGAGCTGGCCGGCATCATGGCCGACCTGGAGCGCGTCGTCGCCCGCGGTCGGTACGCGAAGGCCGCCGTGGACGTCGCAATGCACGATGCCTGGGCGCGTGCCCTGAACGTGTCCGTCCGCGACCTGCTCGGTGGCACCGTGCGCACCGAGCTCGACTGCACCTGGGCACTGGGCGTGCTGCCCCTCGAGGTGGCTGTCGAGGAGATCGAGGAGCGTATCGCCACCTGGGGTAACCGTTCCTTCAAGCTGAAGATGGGTGCCGGCGAGCCCGCCGAGGATACCCGTCGTGTGGCTGAGCTTGCCCGCGAGGTCGGTGACCGGGTGTCCCTGCGCATCGACATCAATGCCCGCTGGGACCGCCTCACCGCGCTGCGCTACCTGCCCGAGCTTGCCGACGCCGGCATCGAACTCTTCGAGCAGCCGACCCCGGCCGATGACCTGGAGACCCTGCGCGAGATCACCCGCCGCACCAACGTCTCCGTCATGGCCGATGAGTCCGTCTGGACCCCCGCCGAGGCACTCGCCGTGGTCAAGTCCCAGGCCGCCGATGTCATTGCGCTGAAGACCACCAAACACGGTGGTCTGCTGGAGTCCAAGAAGATCGCCGCCATCGCCGAGGCCGGGGGACTGGCCTGCCACGGTGCCACCAGCCTGGAGGGCCCGATCGGCACCGCCGCCTCCCTCCAGTTCGCCGCTTCCACCAAGGCGGTGTCCTACGGCACCGAGCTGTTCGGTCCGCAGCTGCTCAAGGACACCTACGTGGTCCAGGACATCGAGTACCGCGACGGCCTGGTCATTGTTCCTCAGGGTCCGGGTCTGGGCGTTGAGCTGGACATGGACAAGATCAACTTCTACACCCGCAACTAA
- a CDS encoding helix-turn-helix transcriptional regulator: MVSSVPFTPSFSQTFLPRSSIILEQMSSAILKLPDCEGRLFYIGGRHGAGKSEFASSLTELLPGWSVVKVSALSWLQDSQRALLTHIGHKLGASSSNAIRGVIDRRGASTVVIVDDVHWADQESLHKLIEFSRRMVSGRFVLILIGLEGQTPNLDGSSLNFQDLADVTYVLPPMSIEEIRQVALTTVRGRITASTATDIQRITGGVFGHVLEVLHAVSPDHWKQTNPNVPIPESWWSNLSRRIRGMDLWPVLLATSVLPGGGPIDLIKKLADDPDGAACDEAVRHNLLTILPLDGPPTLDLALPTDRAVIRSRTPLKVLTDLHLKAAQYYRSFDQIDQALQHEAFAATEPDSPAVKALAERGLALGRSGRWMEAAHALSLATNRTAYSEEADRYMLESIDALISASDLPQARIRAATLDLGEHGIQQDSMLGYLAIHEGRQSEARSLLDRTAKAILAQDPIDPIHGPRLAARKVLLNLLDWDPEELLLWANRAIDWSDEDAGEKVEAQAISLIGQSIIDGKLPEDAPIPGETTLHAQRRHMAMGWLNLIHDNPITARQKLERRTFISGSERISLWQDAWLARAQLILGEWESALRTVEVGLARAEQFGIRFLEPLLLWTGATVATAKGNNDLARHYLSRLSSDQDSFVIQSIPSAMCRMWVYSRRNEMAAARIAGGTMEKIAANHNISQPGFWPWEDIHATNLIRMGNIERATEVVESTIDSYRTTDIMSVKAKIAVPEAMLMIHHGDVSRGLARFEEALDMLDGLTLPFYRSRILFEYGQALRRQGQRRRADEIFARASSMFQEMGANALVSMANRERRVGGLGPRSGKTGGLTPQEYEIALLVADGNSNREVAHELFLSPKTVEYHLTRVYRKLQIRTRMELRDALEQYRATL, encoded by the coding sequence ATGGTTTCGTCCGTGCCGTTCACCCCCTCCTTTTCTCAGACCTTCCTGCCACGCAGTTCGATCATTCTGGAGCAGATGTCCTCTGCCATCCTGAAGCTCCCGGACTGCGAGGGCAGGTTGTTCTATATCGGGGGGCGGCACGGTGCGGGAAAATCCGAGTTCGCCTCGAGCCTGACCGAATTGCTCCCCGGCTGGTCCGTGGTGAAGGTGTCAGCACTGTCCTGGTTGCAGGATTCCCAGCGGGCACTGCTCACCCACATCGGACACAAGCTGGGGGCTTCGTCATCCAATGCCATCCGCGGTGTGATCGACCGCCGCGGGGCGTCAACGGTGGTCATCGTCGATGATGTCCACTGGGCGGACCAGGAATCCCTGCATAAACTCATCGAGTTCAGCCGCCGGATGGTCTCCGGCAGGTTCGTTCTCATCCTCATTGGGCTGGAGGGGCAGACCCCCAATCTGGACGGCAGTTCCCTGAACTTCCAGGATCTGGCCGATGTCACCTATGTGCTGCCCCCGATGAGCATCGAGGAGATCAGGCAGGTGGCGCTGACCACAGTGCGTGGTCGGATCACCGCCTCCACCGCCACGGACATCCAGAGAATCACCGGTGGGGTCTTCGGGCATGTGCTGGAGGTCCTGCACGCCGTCTCCCCCGATCACTGGAAACAGACCAATCCGAATGTGCCCATTCCGGAAAGCTGGTGGAGCAATCTCTCCCGCCGCATCAGGGGAATGGATCTGTGGCCGGTCCTGTTGGCCACCTCCGTGCTACCGGGTGGTGGCCCCATCGATCTGATCAAGAAGCTGGCCGATGATCCTGATGGGGCCGCCTGCGATGAGGCGGTCAGGCATAATCTGCTGACCATCCTGCCGCTCGATGGTCCCCCCACGCTGGACCTGGCGCTGCCGACGGACCGGGCAGTGATCCGCTCCCGGACTCCGTTGAAGGTGCTCACCGATCTGCATCTGAAGGCAGCGCAGTACTACCGTTCCTTCGACCAGATCGACCAGGCCCTCCAGCACGAGGCCTTCGCGGCCACGGAACCGGACAGCCCCGCGGTCAAGGCGCTGGCCGAGCGGGGTCTGGCACTGGGACGCAGCGGGCGGTGGATGGAGGCCGCACACGCTCTGTCGCTGGCCACGAACCGGACCGCCTACTCTGAGGAGGCGGACCGCTACATGCTGGAGTCCATCGACGCGTTGATCTCCGCCTCCGACCTGCCACAGGCCCGCATCCGGGCCGCCACACTGGATCTCGGTGAGCATGGGATCCAGCAGGATTCCATGCTGGGTTATCTCGCCATCCATGAGGGCCGGCAATCGGAGGCCCGCAGCCTTCTGGACCGGACCGCGAAGGCGATCCTCGCGCAGGACCCCATCGACCCGATCCACGGACCCCGCCTGGCAGCCAGGAAGGTGCTGCTCAACCTCCTCGACTGGGATCCGGAGGAGCTTCTTCTCTGGGCTAACCGGGCCATCGACTGGTCTGATGAGGACGCCGGGGAGAAGGTTGAGGCACAGGCGATCTCACTGATCGGCCAATCGATCATTGATGGCAAGCTCCCCGAGGATGCCCCCATCCCCGGTGAGACCACCCTGCATGCGCAGCGCCGCCACATGGCCATGGGCTGGTTGAACCTGATCCATGACAATCCGATCACCGCGCGCCAGAAACTGGAACGCCGCACCTTCATCAGTGGCTCCGAGCGCATCAGTCTGTGGCAGGATGCGTGGCTGGCACGCGCGCAGCTCATCCTCGGTGAGTGGGAATCAGCCCTGCGGACCGTGGAGGTGGGTCTGGCCCGCGCCGAACAGTTCGGTATCCGCTTCCTCGAGCCCCTTTTGTTGTGGACCGGTGCGACCGTAGCCACCGCCAAGGGTAACAATGATCTGGCGCGCCATTACCTCAGTCGCCTGAGCTCCGATCAGGATTCCTTTGTAATCCAGTCCATCCCCTCGGCCATGTGTCGGATGTGGGTGTACTCGCGTCGCAATGAGATGGCGGCCGCCCGGATCGCGGGCGGCACCATGGAGAAGATCGCCGCGAACCACAACATCAGCCAGCCGGGTTTCTGGCCGTGGGAGGACATCCACGCCACCAACCTCATCCGCATGGGCAATATCGAGCGTGCGACGGAGGTGGTCGAATCCACCATCGACAGCTACCGCACCACCGATATCATGTCCGTGAAGGCGAAAATTGCCGTTCCCGAGGCGATGTTGATGATCCATCACGGGGATGTGAGCAGGGGCCTCGCACGTTTCGAGGAGGCCCTGGACATGCTCGACGGGTTGACGCTGCCCTTCTACCGTTCACGGATCCTCTTCGAGTACGGCCAGGCACTGCGCAGGCAGGGGCAGCGCCGGCGCGCCGATGAGATTTTCGCCCGTGCCTCCTCGATGTTCCAGGAGATGGGTGCCAATGCACTGGTGTCCATGGCCAACCGCGAACGTCGTGTCGGTGGCCTGGGGCCACGGTCGGGCAAAACCGGTGGCCTGACCCCGCAGGAATACGAGATTGCGCTGCTTGTCGCCGACGGCAACTCGAACCGGGAGGTCGCCCACGAGCTCTTCCTCTCCCCCAAGACGGTGGAATACCACCTGACCCGTGTGTACCGGAAGCTCCAGATCCGCACCCGCATGGAGCTGCGGGATGCTCTGGAGCAGTACCGGGCCACCCTCTAG
- the catC gene encoding muconolactone Delta-isomerase translates to MLFLARMDVHFPESMTQEVMADYQAREKAYSGDLQSRGIMKAIWRVVGEYANYSIFDVNDHDELHSILGGFPMFKYMDVKITPLAKHPNALEYYLFD, encoded by the coding sequence ATGCTGTTTCTGGCACGTATGGATGTCCACTTCCCCGAGTCGATGACCCAGGAGGTCATGGCTGACTACCAGGCCCGTGAGAAGGCCTACTCCGGTGATCTGCAGTCACGCGGAATCATGAAGGCCATCTGGCGCGTGGTGGGGGAGTACGCCAACTACTCCATCTTCGATGTCAATGACCATGATGAGCTGCACTCCATCCTCGGCGGCTTCCCCATGTTCAAGTACATGGATGTCAAGATCACTCCGCTGGCCAAGCATCCCAATGCCCTGGAGTACTACCTGTTCGACTAG
- the benB gene encoding benzoate 1,2-dioxygenase small subunit, with protein MTTTAAQVTRNDIEDFLYYEARLLDDRRFEDWLQCYREDAEFWMPAWDDNGELTEDPQSEISLIFYPNRGGLEDRVFRIRTERSSATSLPEPRTVHNISNVEILEQRDGEVDIRFNWITNYFRYNNTDMYYGNTFLTIDTSGESMKITKKKVVLQNDYIHHVIDIYHV; from the coding sequence ATGACCACCACTGCTGCGCAGGTCACCCGCAACGACATTGAAGATTTCCTCTACTATGAAGCCCGCCTCCTCGACGACCGCCGTTTCGAGGACTGGCTGCAGTGCTACCGCGAGGACGCAGAATTCTGGATGCCGGCCTGGGACGACAACGGTGAGCTCACCGAAGATCCCCAGTCCGAGATCTCCCTGATCTTCTACCCGAACCGCGGTGGCCTCGAGGACCGTGTGTTCCGTATCCGCACCGAGCGTTCCTCCGCGACCTCCCTGCCGGAGCCACGCACCGTCCACAACATCTCCAACGTGGAGATCCTGGAGCAGCGTGACGGTGAGGTGGACATCCGCTTCAACTGGATCACCAACTACTTCCGGTACAACAACACCGACATGTACTACGGAAACACCTTCCTGACCATCGACACCAGTGGTGAGTCGATGAAGATCACCAAGAAGAAGGTCGTTCTCCAGAACGACTACATTCACCACGTCATCGATATCTATCACGTCTAG
- the pcaG gene encoding protocatechuate 3,4-dioxygenase subunit alpha produces the protein MIDTGKNGEFRYEQSTITDQDEAEFGITPSQTVGPYVHIGLSLEDSHLMVEPGTEGAIELEITVVDGNGDPIADAMFEIWQAGPDGVHNSDLDPNRTTPATVDGFRGLGRAMADANGAATFTTLTPGAVGDEAPHFKVGVFARGMLERLYTRAYLPDADLSADPVLSAVPDDRRDLLVATATDNGYRFDITVQSEQGETPFFAL, from the coding sequence ATGATTGACACCGGGAAGAACGGCGAGTTCCGTTACGAGCAGTCCACCATCACCGACCAGGATGAGGCCGAGTTCGGCATCACCCCGTCCCAGACCGTCGGCCCCTATGTCCACATCGGCCTGAGCCTCGAGGATTCCCACCTCATGGTCGAACCGGGCACCGAGGGCGCGATCGAACTCGAGATCACCGTGGTTGACGGTAACGGCGATCCCATCGCGGATGCCATGTTCGAGATCTGGCAGGCAGGCCCCGACGGGGTGCATAACTCCGACCTGGACCCCAACCGCACCACCCCGGCCACCGTCGACGGTTTCCGTGGACTCGGTCGCGCCATGGCGGATGCCAACGGTGCCGCCACCTTCACCACCCTGACCCCGGGTGCGGTGGGCGACGAGGCCCCCCACTTCAAGGTCGGCGTGTTCGCCCGTGGCATGCTGGAGCGTCTCTACACCCGCGCCTACCTCCCGGATGCCGATCTCAGCGCCGACCCGGTGCTGAGCGCCGTGCCGGATGATCGCCGCGACCTGCTGGTCGCCACCGCAACGGACAACGGCTACCGTTTCGATATCACCGTCCAGTCCGAACAGGGCGAGACCCCGTTCTTCGCCCTGTAG